In the Acidobacteriota bacterium genome, TAGTCGAACGGCGGTGGCTGCTTCATCATCTTCAGGATGCGCGCATCCTTCATCACCTTGGCATTCACGCGATCGCGGTGCGCGCGTGATTTGAACACGACCCACGCGAACACCACCGTTTCGCCGCGCTTCATCCGTACGGTTCGCGGGAACGGCATGCCCATCTTCGGGTTCAGGTCGTCGCCAACGCACTCGCGATACTGGAGCGCGCCGCACTTGCGCCACACCTTCGCCGCCGTCTGCGCCATCCGGCGATAGGCAGCAAGTTTCTTCTTCGGTACCGGCAGAACGTAACCATCAACGTAGGCCATGTCGACCCTCCGCCGACATTCTACCCGCCGTGCCTCGCCGCGATATATTGCGGCCGCACCAGCCCGGCCCGCGTCTCACTTACTCTCAGCGAGGCACACGATGGCGCACAACTTTGGATCCCTCCTCTTCACTCCGGCGGTCAAGGCCTTGCAAGAGCGGCATGGCAGCCGCCGGCAGTACGCGCGCTTCGAGGCGGAAGCGTCGCGCGACCGTCTCGGTCCGGACGAAAAGGCCTTCCTCGCCGCGCGTG is a window encoding:
- a CDS encoding DUF1428 domain-containing protein, which gives rise to MAYVDGYVLPVPKKKLAAYRRMAQTAAKVWRKCGALQYRECVGDDLNPKMGMPFPRTVRMKRGETVVFAWVVFKSRAHRDRVNAKVMKDARILKMMKQPPPFDYKRMAYGGFKTLVEA